Genomic segment of Chryseobacterium culicis:
CTAAAGCTGTGAATATTTTGTACACCCTGCAAATTGATCCTATTTATTACAAGCCGTCTCCTTGGTAATCACTCCAATGCGGCCATTAATTTCTATAGGTCTGAAATGTTTCTTTTTGAATTCTGAAGGGGTTTCTCCCGTGTGTTGTTTGAATAATTTATTGAAATAGGATAGACTTTCAAAGCCTACCTGAAAACAGACTTCCGTCACAGACTGATCTTTCAGCAGGAATATTTTAGCCTGATTGATTCTGTAATTGTTGACAAAATCAGTAAAGGTCATATTGGTCTGCTTTTTAAAATACCGGCAGAAAGCAGGAGTACTTAGGCTTACCACTTTGGCTACTTCATTAACATTGGGTTTTCGGTCATAATTTTCGTGGATATAGTCGTAGATGGTTCCCATTCTGATTTTATCATTCAAAAACCATTTAATTCGGGTATCTTCTTTATTCAGTTCTTTTACCTCAGTGGAATTGGCAAGAATTTGTAGAATCTCAATCAATCCAACCAAAGATTCAAAAGCATTTTTATCTTTAATAATCTGTAGTTTTTCAACCACTGTATTTTTGGTCTCTCCGAAAAATGAAAGCCCAAGATAGGAACGTTCTAAAAGGGTTTTGATATTTTCAAATTCGGGAACGGGAAGGATAATATCCTGAAGGAAGCTTTCCCGCATCTGCAAGACAAGCTGTTTGCATTCGGTCTGAATACCATAATCAAAATTAAGGTGGGGAACATTGGAACCAATCAGTAAAAGATCACTGTCTGTAAAGCCTGAAATATTTTTTCCAACATGCCGGATTCCATTCACTGCTTCTACATATACCAATTCGATTTCCGGATGATAATGCCAGAAAAAACAGTTCTTAAGCGAAGGGGCAAATAGCTTGAATGATTTCCCTTTTTCAAATTCAATAATTTCTTTCTGGATTTTCATTTTGTTCTGATTTGATTGTTTCTGAATTTAAAATTAAATAAAAAGGTTAATATGGAGCAAATTTTTATCATTCAAAGAGGAGTGAAATTCAAACTTTCTTTCGATTTTTGCACTTTCAAAATAAAGATACTCAGGTATTCCTTTAATTTGGGCAAAATTAATTCAGAAAAAAGATTTAGATACAATGAAGATTGATAAAAGAATAATACCACTGGCTATAGGTGGTTTAGGGATAGGAACTACGGAATTTACCGTAATGGGACTGTTGCCGGATATTGCGAAAACATTGCAGATCACTATTCCGCAAGCCGGACATTTGATTTCTGCTTATGCCATGGGAGTGGTTATTGGAGCTCCCATTCTGATTGGATACTCTGTGAAATTTCCACCGAAAAAAGTTTTGATGGTTTTTATGATCCTTTTTACCCTGTTTAATGGCCTTTCCGCTATTGCTCCGGGTTACAACAGTATGCTGGCCATAAGATTTCTATCAGGGCTTCCTCACGGAGCATTCTTCGGAGTAGGAACTGTTGTTGCATCAAGAATGGCGGGAAAAGGAAAAGAAGCCTTTTATATATCGATGATGTTTACAGGGCTCACAGTCGCCAATTTGGCAATGGTACCTCTGGTCACCTATATAGGGCATACTTTCCACTGGAGGCTGTACTTTGCTATTGTAGCAGTGATTGGGCTTTTTGCTATTTTGTTTTTAAAACTGTGGCTTCCGCCCATGGAATCAAACCAGAATACCCACTTCATGGAAGAGTTGAAATTCCTTAAAAATAAACAATCGTGGCTGGTACTGGCGATTACAGCAATTGGATTTGGAGGGCTTTTCACATGGTTAAGTTATATAACACCTTTAATGACGGTAGTGGCAGGAATCAAGAGCAGCCAAATGGCCTATGTAATGGTGCTGGCAGGAGCTGGAATGGTAGTTGGAAATCTGGTTGGAGGGATTGTTTCAGATAAATTGGGACCGGAGAAAACCTGTGCATTGTTGATTTTCCTGATGATGATTTCTCTTGGAGGAGTTTTCTTCCTTGCTGAGCATCAGAATATTGCACTTATATTGACCTTTATGTGTGGTGCTTTATCAATGTCTATTGCATCGCCCATCAATATTATGATGATGAAAGCTGCTCCGAAAAGTGAAATGATGGCTGCTGCTTTTATGCAGGCTGGTTTTAATATTGCCAATGCTATGGGAGCTTTCCTTGGTGGAATTCCTCTAGAATATGGTTATTCATTCAACTATCCATCGCTGGTAGGAGTGGGGATGACCTTTATAGGGGTCGTTGTAAGTGTAAGGTACATGTATCTGTATGGTTCGGGAACTCAAGATGAAGAGAACGTGGTTACAGAATGTGTATCATGCGATAAATAAAAACGCAATCAGATCATATTTTAACATAAAAAAAGCCTGTTTCATTGAAACAGGCTTTTTGATATAACATAATTTTTATGCCTCTACTTCATCTCCGTTTTTGCACCAGTAGAGGGCATTGTATAAATTTTCTTTCGGAAAAGACTTAAACTCTCCCGGCATCAGAACACTGAAGATACTGGTAAAATCACGTATTCCTTCCTTATCTGTAACAATAGCTGAGCGATTCCAGTTGGTAAGATTCTTTAATCCTAACAGCAAATCTTCAAGCCATGCTCCTACCGTAAAATTATCCAGATCGGTATCCAAATACAATAAATAATTCAGTTCACCGAATTGCTCTACCTTCTCTTTCACACGCGGAATTACCAATCTTTCAAAATCCTCTTTCGTTACTTCTCCCGTTGCATTAAATGCTGCAACATTCTCCGGAGCTTCTGGAATAATTGTTATCATAATAAATATTTTTTGGTGGTTTGAGTTTAAAACAA
This window contains:
- a CDS encoding AraC family transcriptional regulator, with the protein product MKIQKEIIEFEKGKSFKLFAPSLKNCFFWHYHPEIELVYVEAVNGIRHVGKNISGFTDSDLLLIGSNVPHLNFDYGIQTECKQLVLQMRESFLQDIILPVPEFENIKTLLERSYLGLSFFGETKNTVVEKLQIIKDKNAFESLVGLIEILQILANSTEVKELNKEDTRIKWFLNDKIRMGTIYDYIHENYDRKPNVNEVAKVVSLSTPAFCRYFKKQTNMTFTDFVNNYRINQAKIFLLKDQSVTEVCFQVGFESLSYFNKLFKQHTGETPSEFKKKHFRPIEINGRIGVITKETACNK
- a CDS encoding MFS transporter, encoding MKIDKRIIPLAIGGLGIGTTEFTVMGLLPDIAKTLQITIPQAGHLISAYAMGVVIGAPILIGYSVKFPPKKVLMVFMILFTLFNGLSAIAPGYNSMLAIRFLSGLPHGAFFGVGTVVASRMAGKGKEAFYISMMFTGLTVANLAMVPLVTYIGHTFHWRLYFAIVAVIGLFAILFLKLWLPPMESNQNTHFMEELKFLKNKQSWLVLAITAIGFGGLFTWLSYITPLMTVVAGIKSSQMAYVMVLAGAGMVVGNLVGGIVSDKLGPEKTCALLIFLMMISLGGVFFLAEHQNIALILTFMCGALSMSIASPINIMMMKAAPKSEMMAAAFMQAGFNIANAMGAFLGGIPLEYGYSFNYPSLVGVGMTFIGVVVSVRYMYLYGSGTQDEENVVTECVSCDK
- a CDS encoding STAS/SEC14 domain-containing protein; amino-acid sequence: MITIIPEAPENVAAFNATGEVTKEDFERLVIPRVKEKVEQFGELNYLLYLDTDLDNFTVGAWLEDLLLGLKNLTNWNRSAIVTDKEGIRDFTSIFSVLMPGEFKSFPKENLYNALYWCKNGDEVEA